Sequence from the Sphingobacteriaceae bacterium GW460-11-11-14-LB5 genome:
AATTAATTGTTGTTATGAATTTTTTTGAACAGGTAGGTAAGGTCGCTATAGGAAGCAGGTTAAGGATGTTAACCGATAAAGTGACAGAAGATGGTGCACAGATATATCAATTGTATGATATCGATATGCAGCCCAAGTGGTTTCCGGTATTTTATGCTTTAACCAAAGACAAGGAAAAAACCATAACCGAACTCGCTAAAGAAATCGGTCATTCGCACCCGTCAGTAAGTAAAATTATCAGTGAAATGCTGAAAAAAGGTTATGTTAAAGAAAGCAAAGACAAAGCCGATGGACGTAGAAATGTGGTGAGCCTTTCAGAAATGGGGATGGAGATTTCGGCAAAAATAGAAGATCAATTGATTGATGTAAATGCTGCCGTTGAAGAAATTTCCGCTCAATCGCAAAATAACCTTTGGGAAGCCATAGGCGAGTGGGAGTTTTTATTGGAACAAAAAACTTTACTAAGAAGGGTAATGGAAAAGAAAAAAGAGCGTGATAGCTTAAAAGTCGAAATTGTAGATTACCAACCCAAATACCAGGACATATTCAGGTCGCTCAATGTGGAATGGATTTCACAGTATTTTACCATGGAAGATTCTGATTATAAAGCGCTGGACAATCCGCAGGGTTATATTTTAGATAAAGGAGGTTTTATACTCATTGCACTTTACGAAGGCGAGCCCTTAGGCGTTTGTGCATTAATTAAAATGAATGACGGCGAATACGATTTTGAACTGGCCAAGATGGCTGTATCGCCAAAAGCACAGGGTAAAAATGTTGGCTTTTTATTGGCAAATGCCATTGTAGAAAAAGCCAGATCGTTAGGCGCCTCAAAAATTTATTTAGAAAGCAATACCATTTTAAAACCGGCGATAAATCTCTATCACAAGTTAGGTTTTCAAAAAGTGGCAGGTAAACCAACGCCGTATACGCGTTGCAATATCCAGATGGAGCT
This genomic interval carries:
- a CDS encoding MarR family transcriptional regulator, with the protein product MNFFEQVGKVAIGSRLRMLTDKVTEDGAQIYQLYDIDMQPKWFPVFYALTKDKEKTITELAKEIGHSHPSVSKIISEMLKKGYVKESKDKADGRRNVVSLSEMGMEISAKIEDQLIDVNAAVEEISAQSQNNLWEAIGEWEFLLEQKTLLRRVMEKKKERDSLKVEIVDYQPKYQDIFRSLNVEWISQYFTMEDSDYKALDNPQGYILDKGGFILIALYEGEPLGVCALIKMNDGEYDFELAKMAVSPKAQGKNVGFLLANAIVEKARSLGASKIYLESNTILKPAINLYHKLGFQKVAGKPTPYTRCNIQMELVIR